The proteins below are encoded in one region of Kogia breviceps isolate mKogBre1 chromosome 8, mKogBre1 haplotype 1, whole genome shotgun sequence:
- the INIP gene encoding SOSS complex subunit C isoform X1, whose translation MAANPSGQGFQNKNRVAILAELDKEKRKLLMQNQSSTNHPGASIALSRPSLNKDFRDHAEQQHIAAQQKAALQHAHAHSSGYFITQDSAFGNLILPVLPRLDPE comes from the exons gttttcaaaacaaaaatagagttgcAATCTTGGCAGAActggacaaagaaaaaagaaaattactaatGCAGAACCAATCTTCAACAAATCATCCTGGAGCTAG CATTGCGCTCTCGAGACCGTCTCTTAACAAGGACTTCCGGGACCACGCTGAGCAGCAGCATATTGCAGCCCAGCAGAAGGCGGCTTTGCAG caTGCACATGCACATTCATCCGGATACTTCATAACTCAAGATTCTGCATTTGGGAATCTTATTCTTCCTGTTTTACCTCGCCTTGAcccagaatga
- the INIP gene encoding SOSS complex subunit C isoform X2 → MQNQSSTNHPGASIALSRPSLNKDFRDHAEQQHIAAQQKAALQHAHAHSSGYFITQDSAFGNLILPVLPRLDPE, encoded by the exons atGCAGAACCAATCTTCAACAAATCATCCTGGAGCTAG CATTGCGCTCTCGAGACCGTCTCTTAACAAGGACTTCCGGGACCACGCTGAGCAGCAGCATATTGCAGCCCAGCAGAAGGCGGCTTTGCAG caTGCACATGCACATTCATCCGGATACTTCATAACTCAAGATTCTGCATTTGGGAATCTTATTCTTCCTGTTTTACCTCGCCTTGAcccagaatga